From one Alphaproteobacteria bacterium genomic stretch:
- the lipB gene encoding lipoyl(octanoyl) transferase LipB, whose protein sequence is MLLNKMINLNLNNPKVDIKISKDLVDYNVAVAFMEKRVEQIILGHENELIWFLEHPPLYTKGTSAKESDLLNPNLFPIYEANRGGQYTYHGPGQRIIYVMLNLKNHAQDVRRFVQFLENWVIQSFQKIGIDAFIVPNRIGVWVNTKEGTEAKIAAIGIRLRKWISYHGIAININPNLEHFNAIVPCGIKDYGVTSLVSLGHNFSMQAIDKMMIDTFYDLRVNT, encoded by the coding sequence ATGCTCTTAAATAAAATGATCAATCTAAATTTAAATAACCCAAAAGTCGATATTAAGATATCCAAAGATTTGGTGGATTATAATGTAGCCGTGGCTTTTATGGAAAAAAGAGTCGAACAAATTATTTTAGGTCACGAAAATGAACTTATCTGGTTTTTAGAGCACCCCCCACTTTATACAAAAGGCACTTCAGCAAAAGAAAGTGATCTTCTGAATCCGAATTTATTTCCTATTTATGAAGCAAATCGCGGCGGTCAATACACTTATCACGGACCAGGACAACGAATTATCTATGTAATGCTCAACCTTAAAAATCACGCACAAGATGTGAGGCGCTTTGTACAATTTCTTGAAAATTGGGTGATACAATCATTTCAAAAAATAGGCATTGATGCCTTTATTGTGCCCAATCGTATTGGGGTTTGGGTCAATACAAAAGAAGGTACGGAAGCAAAAATTGCAGCAATTGGCATCCGCTTACGTAAATGGATAAGTTATCATGGCATTGCAATCAATATTAACCCAAATTTAGAACATTTTAACGCCATTGTTCCTTGTGGTATTAAGGATTATGGCGTGACCTCGCTTGTTTCTTTAGGGCATAACTTTTCAATGCAAGCTATTGATAAAATGATGATCGATACATTTTATGATTTAAGGGTAAATACTTAA
- a CDS encoding nucleotide sugar dehydrogenase produces the protein MNTVSSSLKICVIGLGYVGLPLAVSLAKHFKVTGFDINETRIQELKNHYDRTWEIDEARLQASSLNVSYTLDDIKAQDIYIVTVPTPVDHRNQPDLMAVLKASEMVGKVMQKGAIVVFESTVYPGVTEDICGPAIERASNLVCGKDFFLGYSPERINPGDKEHTVDKITKVVSGQTPEIAKLLGEIYGATNNNNIHITPTIKTAEAAKVIENAQRDINIAFINEIALIFKKMGISVYDVLEAAETKWNFLPFKPGLVGGHCIGVDPFYLAHCAKELGHNPEIILSGRRINDAMGFVIADYLSDELKNILAYGSKARVLIMGLTFKENVPDLRNTKVYDLVSALSARGHNVDVYDPHANREEAFKYYNLPLVKDLDEIEPYDCLIGAVPHDEFKDFTTKNLAHLIKQGGIIADLKGIWRNIEMPAKVKTWNL, from the coding sequence ATGAATACGGTATCTAGCTCTTTGAAAATTTGTGTTATTGGTCTTGGCTATGTTGGTTTACCTCTTGCAGTATCGCTTGCCAAACATTTTAAAGTTACAGGGTTTGATATTAATGAAACGCGTATTCAGGAACTTAAAAATCATTATGACCGCACTTGGGAAATTGACGAAGCAAGATTACAAGCTTCTTCATTAAACGTCTCTTATACGCTTGATGACATTAAAGCACAGGATATTTACATCGTCACTGTACCAACACCTGTTGATCATCGTAATCAACCAGATTTAATGGCCGTATTAAAAGCCTCTGAAATGGTTGGAAAAGTGATGCAAAAAGGGGCTATCGTTGTTTTTGAAAGCACTGTCTATCCAGGCGTTACAGAAGATATTTGTGGACCTGCTATTGAACGCGCATCAAATCTTGTTTGTGGTAAAGATTTCTTTTTAGGTTATTCCCCAGAACGTATCAATCCAGGCGACAAAGAACATACTGTTGATAAAATTACAAAAGTTGTTTCAGGGCAAACACCTGAAATTGCAAAATTATTAGGCGAGATTTATGGCGCTACCAACAATAATAATATCCATATTACGCCTACAATAAAAACAGCAGAAGCTGCTAAAGTTATTGAAAATGCGCAACGTGATATTAATATTGCTTTTATAAACGAAATTGCACTCATCTTTAAAAAAATGGGAATTTCTGTTTATGACGTTTTAGAAGCCGCTGAAACAAAATGGAATTTCTTACCCTTTAAACCAGGTTTAGTCGGCGGACATTGTATCGGTGTTGACCCTTTTTATCTTGCACATTGTGCAAAAGAATTGGGCCATAACCCAGAAATCATTCTTTCAGGTAGGCGCATCAATGATGCAATGGGTTTTGTCATTGCTGATTATTTATCCGATGAACTAAAAAATATTTTAGCGTATGGCAGCAAAGCCCGTGTTTTAATCATGGGACTAACATTTAAAGAAAATGTACCTGATTTGCGCAATACAAAAGTGTATGATCTTGTGTCTGCTTTAAGCGCACGCGGTCATAATGTTGATGTATATGATCCTCATGCAAATCGTGAAGAAGCTTTCAAATATTATAATTTACCGCTTGTTAAAGATTTAGATGAAATCGAACCATATGATTGCTTAATTGGTGCCGTTCCACATGATGAGTTTAAAGACTTTACAACAAAAAATTTAGCGCACCTTATCAAACAAGGTGGTATTATTGCTGACCTTAAAGGGATCTGGCGTAACATCGAAATGCCTGCTAAAGTGAAGACTTGGAATTTGTAA
- a CDS encoding SDR family NAD(P)-dependent oxidoreductase yields the protein MAHYLVTGGCGFIGSHLCEFLLQHGHKVRVLDNLSTGKKENISCDQIELQIGDITNAQDVKQAFIGIDGCFHLAAIASVQKSNEEWLATHQTNLTGTIRIFEEATRQLKKTPILYVSSAAIYGDNTHLPLGEDCLPRPLTAYGADKLACEHHGRVASLVHHIPTIGFRLFNVYGTRQDPSSPYSGVISIFMDKIARQEPVIIYGDGHQTRDFVYVKDVVRYFAKAMQHLGQDQSPDHGVFNICRGEKISIQTLLETLSDIAGFHPKITYADARPGDIKHSQGSYLKLLQKFSFKPETDLKDGLRETYSFFHQPHQKNSALGYSR from the coding sequence ATGGCACATTATTTAGTTACAGGTGGCTGTGGCTTTATTGGATCTCATTTATGTGAATTTTTACTTCAACATGGACATAAAGTTCGTGTTCTTGATAATTTATCAACGGGTAAAAAAGAGAATATTTCTTGTGATCAAATTGAACTTCAAATTGGTGATATCACAAACGCACAAGACGTAAAACAGGCTTTTATTGGTATTGACGGTTGTTTTCATTTGGCGGCTATCGCTTCAGTCCAAAAATCAAATGAAGAATGGCTTGCAACACATCAAACAAATTTAACGGGCACGATTCGTATTTTTGAAGAAGCGACGCGACAATTAAAAAAAACACCTATTCTTTATGTATCTTCAGCAGCTATTTATGGTGATAACACACATTTGCCTTTAGGTGAGGATTGTCTACCCAGACCATTAACAGCCTATGGCGCTGACAAACTGGCTTGCGAGCACCATGGACGTGTTGCAAGTCTAGTGCACCACATACCTACGATTGGTTTTAGGTTGTTTAACGTGTATGGTACACGCCAGGATCCATCTTCACCTTATTCAGGCGTTATTTCTATTTTTATGGATAAAATTGCGCGCCAGGAACCTGTGATTATTTATGGGGATGGTCATCAAACACGTGATTTTGTGTATGTAAAAGATGTTGTGCGTTATTTTGCTAAAGCAATGCAACATCTTGGGCAAGATCAAAGCCCTGATCATGGTGTTTTTAATATTTGTAGAGGTGAAAAAATTAGTATCCAAACGCTTTTGGAAACATTAAGTGATATTGCTGGGTTTCATCCTAAAATTACTTACGCAGATGCGCGTCCCGGAGATATAAAACATTCGCAAGGGTCCTACCTTAAATTGCTTCAAAAATTCAGCTTTAAACCTGAAACAGATCTTAAGGATGGATTGAGGGAGACTTATTCTTTTTTTCACCAACCACACCAGAAAAATAGTGCGCTTGGTTATAGTCGATAG
- a CDS encoding AAA family ATPase: MKRYIITGTPGCGKTSIISALEKQGHAIIHEAATDIIAHEQKLGNERPWEQSIFIDKIINLQKQRQILADNISSSIQFYDRSSICTYALAKYLNVGPSEVLLKEIERIQSNKIYENKVFFIENLGFCTPTEARKISFEESLIFEKIHAETYVQFGYECIQIPVLPLLNRVNVILDLV; this comes from the coding sequence ATGAAAAGATATATTATAACAGGTACACCAGGTTGTGGAAAAACATCAATCATTAGTGCATTAGAAAAGCAAGGACATGCAATTATTCATGAGGCTGCAACAGATATTATTGCTCATGAACAAAAATTGGGAAATGAAAGACCTTGGGAACAATCGATTTTTATTGATAAGATTATTAATTTGCAAAAGCAGCGACAAATACTAGCAGATAATATATCTTCATCCATACAATTTTATGATCGCTCGTCCATTTGTACGTATGCGCTAGCTAAATATCTCAACGTTGGGCCATCTGAAGTTCTTTTAAAAGAAATTGAGCGCATTCAAAGCAATAAAATATACGAAAATAAAGTGTTCTTTATTGAAAATTTAGGTTTTTGTACACCAACAGAGGCTAGAAAAATTAGTTTTGAAGAATCCTTGATATTTGAAAAAATTCATGCTGAAACTTATGTCCAATTTGGATATGAATGTATTCAAATTCCAGTTTTACCTTTACTTAATCGGGTTAATGTTATACTTGATTTAGTGTAA
- a CDS encoding homoserine O-succinyltransferase — protein MRILCITHADFETPGIIQDWAKSHFYDFKIVRPYRGEDCLAEKNFDMLIVMGGPQSSVNIEDYTYLIDEVALIQKSYFGNKIILGFCLGAQLIGVALGAEAVHSPFKEIGVMPVTLTKEGKKDPLLQNMPAQFDVTHWHNDMPGLTENAVILAESEGCPRQIIRYDQNVYAFQCHLEITYRGMKDMIKNCAADLTNDRYVQDAKTLLDQDYENINNIMIKILDQLVALQDDKFKTISV, from the coding sequence ATGCGCATTCTTTGTATAACACATGCAGATTTTGAAACGCCTGGTATTATCCAGGATTGGGCAAAATCTCATTTTTATGATTTTAAAATTGTACGTCCTTATAGAGGAGAAGATTGTTTAGCTGAAAAAAATTTCGATATGCTGATTGTCATGGGTGGTCCACAATCATCTGTTAATATTGAAGATTATACTTATTTAATTGATGAAGTAGCTTTAATTCAGAAATCTTATTTTGGGAATAAGATCATTTTAGGTTTTTGTTTAGGTGCACAATTGATTGGTGTCGCTTTAGGGGCTGAAGCTGTTCATAGTCCTTTTAAAGAAATCGGTGTAATGCCTGTTACACTTACCAAAGAAGGCAAAAAGGATCCTTTGTTACAAAACATGCCTGCGCAATTTGATGTGACGCATTGGCACAATGATATGCCTGGTTTAACTGAAAATGCTGTTATTTTGGCTGAGAGTGAAGGTTGCCCAAGACAAATTATTCGTTATGATCAGAATGTTTATGCTTTTCAATGTCATTTGGAAATTACGTATCGTGGCATGAAAGACATGATTAAAAATTGTGCTGCTGATTTAACGAATGATCGATACGTTCAAGATGCTAAGACGTTATTGGATCAAGATTACGAAAATATTAACAATATTATGATTAAGATTTTGGATCAATTGGTTGCGTTGCAGGATGATAAGTTTAAAACCATTAGTGTTTAA
- a CDS encoding low specificity L-threonine aldolase, which produces MYFKSDNTSPICSEMMQAIIDANNGYFTPYGADDLSLKLKSSYSDLFETDLSIFPVLTGSAANCLALSVITPPYGIIYAHAESHIYTDECGAPGFYTRGAKIEPIEGEQGKICLKELKKRLSKAGFGNVHASQPAMVTVTQLTELGTIYSLDELKEISDIAHFYGLPVHMDGARFANAVATLNVSPKKASLDSGIDILSLGATKNGAMAAEAVLFFNEDHVKDFAYRQKNAGHLLSKMRFVSAQLLAYVKDDLWLRNAEKANFMAQKLSEGLVNSGKAKILYPVQGNELFVEMDHMLLCHLEAKGAQFYRWPNADSTIIRLVTSFSTNLEDVHQFLNLVHSF; this is translated from the coding sequence ATGTATTTTAAAAGCGATAATACTTCCCCTATTTGCTCTGAAATGATGCAGGCTATTATTGATGCAAATAACGGTTATTTTACGCCTTATGGTGCGGATGATTTGAGCCTTAAGCTTAAATCATCCTATTCAGATTTATTTGAAACGGATTTAAGTATTTTTCCTGTGTTGACAGGATCTGCTGCCAATTGTTTAGCTCTATCAGTTATAACGCCGCCATACGGTATTATTTACGCTCATGCTGAATCGCATATTTATACCGATGAGTGCGGTGCACCTGGTTTTTATACGAGGGGTGCTAAAATTGAACCCATTGAAGGTGAACAAGGTAAAATTTGTCTCAAAGAACTTAAAAAAAGGCTTTCAAAAGCTGGATTTGGCAATGTTCATGCGTCACAACCGGCTATGGTTACAGTGACGCAATTAACCGAATTAGGGACAATATATAGTCTTGACGAATTGAAAGAAATTTCGGACATTGCTCATTTTTATGGATTGCCCGTTCATATGGATGGTGCACGTTTTGCTAATGCTGTAGCAACATTAAACGTAAGCCCTAAAAAAGCGAGTCTTGATTCTGGTATTGATATCCTTTCGCTGGGGGCCACCAAAAATGGTGCAATGGCTGCCGAAGCGGTGCTCTTTTTTAATGAAGACCATGTAAAAGATTTTGCCTATCGTCAAAAAAATGCAGGGCATCTTTTATCAAAAATGCGTTTTGTGTCTGCTCAATTATTGGCTTATGTCAAAGACGATCTATGGTTGCGTAATGCTGAAAAAGCAAATTTTATGGCTCAAAAATTATCTGAAGGTCTTGTAAATTCAGGTAAGGCTAAAATTTTATATCCTGTGCAAGGCAATGAATTATTTGTTGAAATGGATCATATGCTTTTATGTCATCTTGAGGCAAAGGGCGCTCAATTTTATCGCTGGCCAAATGCCGATAGCACAATCATCCGCCTTGTGACGAGTTTTTCAACAAATCTTGAGGATGTGCATCAATTTTTGAATCTAGTTCATAGCTTCTAA
- a CDS encoding SDR family oxidoreductase has protein sequence MRFKNKTVIITGGAKGIGKACAVRFAEEGANIFIADIDHEAGIKTAEELVQKGCHAYFMLANIEDRYDCTLIITEAHKIFHTIDVLINNAAILKSDNFLDFDIDDLEKTLKINLIAPFILTQLVANYMIEHNIQGSIINMSSVNAVLAIPNISAYVIAKGGLSQLTKVAAISLADKNIRVNAIGPGSIMTDMLKTTMSDEVARHKILSRTPMGRAGDPKEIASIAAFLASDDASYITGQTIYADGGRMGLNYTV, from the coding sequence ATGCGATTTAAAAATAAAACAGTGATTATTACGGGCGGTGCAAAAGGCATTGGCAAAGCATGTGCAGTACGTTTTGCTGAAGAAGGCGCAAATATTTTTATAGCGGATATAGATCACGAAGCGGGAATTAAAACAGCCGAAGAGCTTGTTCAAAAAGGATGCCACGCATATTTTATGTTGGCTAATATTGAGGACAGATATGATTGCACTTTAATCATAACAGAAGCCCATAAAATATTTCATACTATTGATGTGCTTATTAATAATGCGGCTATTTTGAAGTCAGATAACTTTCTAGATTTTGATATAGACGATCTTGAAAAAACCTTGAAAATTAATTTAATCGCTCCTTTTATTTTAACGCAATTGGTTGCAAATTATATGATTGAACATAATATTCAAGGTTCTATCATCAATATGAGCTCCGTGAATGCAGTTCTCGCTATCCCAAATATTAGTGCTTATGTAATTGCCAAAGGAGGGTTATCGCAATTAACAAAAGTTGCAGCCATTAGTTTGGCGGATAAAAATATACGCGTAAATGCTATTGGCCCTGGAAGCATCATGACAGATATGTTAAAAACAACCATGTCGGATGAAGTTGCACGTCATAAAATTTTATCGCGTACACCTATGGGTAGGGCAGGTGATCCAAAAGAAATTGCTTCAATCGCAGCTTTTTTAGCAAGTGATGATGCAAGCTATATTACTGGTCAAACAATTTATGCCGATGGTGGTAGAATGGGCCTGAATTATACAGTATAG